One genomic region from Drosophila busckii strain San Diego stock center, stock number 13000-0081.31 chromosome 3R, ASM1175060v1, whole genome shotgun sequence encodes:
- the LOC108602387 gene encoding JNK1/MAPK8-associated membrane protein, which yields MYNFLDRCPGLYCGRTLLENGTWSSCGVCARGTRVNASFACSPCRDELSSYSWLYLAFMTVLPLMMHCFFIDMDAKDRKFSRKQLILTASAFIEVALAAILSVFFMEPLWELRLYACEARKLTDWYTLFYNPNPNYESTYHCTQEAVYPLQTIVLVYYFLCLVNMFLIRPAICSALDVRGKAPIYSALYFLPLLTLVHGTCCGLIYYSFPYLSIAMSMVANAIHYSLKLDQTQKSLLLSSVWEVKNVVIISVHWLLLAFGICSLNYHYSLLCLVPFPSLFYILTVRFTDPNEFRDIASRI from the exons ATGTATAACTTCTTAGATCGGTGCCCTGGGTTATATTGTGGACGAACATTGCTGGAGAATGGTACGTGGAGCAGCTGTGGCGTTTGCGCGAGAGGGACTCGG GTGAACGCTAGCTTTGCCTGCTCGCCATGTAGGGATGAATTGAGCTCGTACTCCTGGTTGTATTTGGCTTTTATGACAGTGCTGCCGCTTATGATGCACTGTTTTTTCATTGACATGGATGCGAAGGATCGAAAGTTTTCCCGCAAGCAGCTAATACTCACAGCCAGCGCCTTCATTGAGGTGGCTTTAGCTGCAATACTTTCAGTTTTTTTCATGGAGCCTTTGTGGGAGCTGCGCCTCTACGCCTGTGAGGCACGCAAACTAACTGACTGGTACACGTTGTTCTACAATCCTAATCCCAACTATGAGTCCACGTATCACTGCACACAGGAAGCCGTCTATCCACT GCAAACCATTGTCCTcgtgtattattttttgtgcttggTCAACATGTTTCTTATACGTCCCGCGATATGCTCTGCGCTGGATGTGCGCGGCAAGGCACCAATTTACTCGGCGCTCTACTTTCTACCCCTGCTAACTTTAGTACACGGCACATGTTGTGGCTTGATCT ATTACTCGTTTCCATACCTAAGCATTGCCATGTCCATGGTGGCCAATGCAATACACTACTCTTTGAAGCTTGACCAAACACAAAAGTCACTTTTGCTGTCGTCTGTTTGGGAAGTGAAAAACGTAGTTATTATAT ctgtCCACTGGTTGCTTTTAGCGTTTGGCATATGCTCTTTAAATTATCATTATTCGTTGCTGTGTCTAGTTCCGTTTCCATCTTTATTCTACATTTTGACTGTGCGCTTCACAGATCCCAACGAGTTTCGAGATATAGCATCACGCATTTGA